The Amaranthus tricolor cultivar Red isolate AtriRed21 chromosome 14, ASM2621246v1, whole genome shotgun sequence DNA window GTTTGTCGTACCTGAGATGGAAAAGGAATGGGTGATGTATAAAAGGTGTAACATATTAGCTAGAAATATGGAAGGGAATAATACGGAAATTACAGCTGATATTGGGTCTGTTATGATGTAAGTAATTCTGTTATTAAGTCATCCTATAATCTAGGTATTAGTCTAGATATAAATAGAGGGCATTTGTATTCTGGGGAGTGTGAATGAATTGAGACAGATATTGTGTAGGAGCCTGCAGTTGCTTGAAAATTGTGCCTTTTAGTGAATAACCATTCATTCTGTTGGTCTTAATTTGGTTCTTGTTCATTAATCTTGAACAATTGTGTCAGATCCTGGATATGTTACAGTTACATAGTAATGAAGGGAATTTTTTATCGAGGGTGGGTGGGTGACTGACTTGAGGCTGCTCTATTTTAAAGGTCAATGCTATTACGTCTGTTTGTTTCTTGCTTCATAATCatacatcatatcatatcatacattctaataaaaatgttgaaaaataacaaatgtcgTCTTTAGAGGACCTATGACAAATGGAATTATATTTTTGGATGATAATGGATTACATGACAAtgtttacctaatttagaatttgatgttttttttaaaattggagctaaattaggtaagtatttatgtaatttattataACAATTCTGTAAACCTAATCTAGaatttaatgtatttaattgactgaaaaaaaatactcccttcattCTTTAAAGAAGTTCCTACTTTCCATTTGTTGTTCCCAGAAGAATCTTTCCATTTATATCATagattttggacaaaaataaccttacaCATCCTCAATGCTTATGATCCCCACATATCttctactaattttattttaacatttttatattccttaggTTCCTTACATgttttccattaactttataaaaaccattttttattagttttggtCCTCATAATTTTTTccattaaggtttttttaatatttttttaaaatatttatggtccccactttttctccatcaaattttcttatttaataaaataatatcttcactatttaaaagattctatttttcttaattcccgtgaacATTTCTTATGGGAACTTTATTAAGGAATGGAAGAAGTAAtgtttttgataaataataaaaaaacagtAATTAATTGTTGCTTTAAAAGAGTAATGTATTCGAAAAATTTAATTACGATAATATATACATGCATTATTCtttgaatttatattattgtggaGTATTGCATACTAATAAATTCTTCGTGCGTTGTACGAGTTTATATACTAGTTTTCCTTATTAGTGTCACTTTGTTAGTGTATTTTTTCTGGCATTCACATTTGTGTGTCCTGACGTATGTTGTGATTCAAGTGTGTGCTGCAAGTATGCAACTGTTGATATCTCCTCCCCCTCCCCCAACCACTGCACACATCCCAAAAATGACTAACTAACAAAATTTgtgctttctttcttttttttttatttatatatattttttaagtggATTCATGAGCTAGAATTTGCAGGATGACTAAtggtgtgtatatatatgtgtgtgtctgtgtgtacAAGGACCATGACAGTTCACTCAGTCAAAAGTCCACCTATCATTGCAATGGAGTTATGGTTCCAATATGGGCTTCAAGCTTGCATATCATGCTTTTTAATTATGAAGTGGTTGATGGTCTTTGCATATTTATATTGAAAGCTCTGTGATTTATGGCCACCTACATCGTTACGCGTTAACCACATTCCCTAACTAAGCTTACCTGCTCAAGCCATATTCTCGTGACTTGAAAATTCTCATAGAAGTATTTTGTGAAATAATGGCTGCTTACATGGTTTCATTGAAACATAAACTTGGGAAACTTCTAAAGACTTCAAAAGTGGAAAATTTGTGACAAGGGACAAGTTTTGACATTTAATCTATTCATTCAAAACACTAGTTTCACAGTGCATTTTTTATATGTGGTAATGTTCTTTAAAAGCTTTCAACTAGAAGCACTATATTTATTGTCTATGTCCCCATGAGTAATGAGAATAGCCGTTTGTTTATGCCTTCAGATCATCAATGAATTTATTACTCCTGTAATGTGGCTCTTGTGTGACTGGTACAATTTTGGGGTATATTTTCCTTTGGATTCGGGGTGGGGGGATGCGGAATTATTTGTGTGCATAATCCGTTTCTGATAATTTTGCTTGAAATATGAGGGAGTAGCAATGATGAATGGTGCTTTTGACCGCATCATATTTTCTGTTGATCCATCTACAAGAAGTTCCTGCACTTAAGCTTGTTTCTAATGTGGTCTACTTTCAGGTTGATATGATCATAGTTCCCGCAACCACTGGTCAGATGGGTGTGCTTCCTGGTCACGTTCCCACAATTGCAGAGTTGAAGCCAGGGATCATGTCCGTCCACGATGGGAATGACGTGACTAAATACTTCATTAGCACTGGATTCGCAATGATTCATGCAAATTCACATGCTGATGTAGTTGCAATTGAGGCGGTACCTATTGATCAAATTGACCCTGCTGCTGTTCAGAAGGGCCTTGCtgaattcaaccaaaagctcaGCTCTGCGTCCACTGATTTGGAGAAAGCTGAAGCCCAGATTGGAGTCGATGTTCACAGTGCTCTTAATGCTGCTCTCACCGGCTGATATTAGACAGAGTATGATTTTTTTCTCctgttttgtttaattcattCGAGGTAATGTCGAATGTTTAGAATCATTTACAGTACAGTACAGCTCTCTCTAGATGACGCTGTGTTCGCCCTGGAATACGAAAAATAAATTGATGTGAAACTGGAGCCATTCGTGCGTTTTTGCTGGAAACTCATTCAATCATTATTTGAGTGAGTATCCATTTTTGTATGTAGTATGTACGGCCATCTTTGGTCAGTAGAAAAGTTGCATCATTGGACATGTATCCTGATGTGCTAGAGTTTTAAGTTCTTTTCATGCTAAACCATCATCCCAATTTGTATTTCGCTTAAGAGAAATCAAATTTCATGTGTCAAATTGAAGATCTGCTTTTATTTTCTACATTTCCATGGAATACAAGGGTTTGTGTCATTATAGTCTTAGGCAAGGTTATTAGTTGCAAATTGCAATGCAAGGATCCATGCCATTACGATCTGGACCGACCGGATCGTACTTGGGATTGATAGTATAAGAGTAGGAGTGGATCGATTGTTGTAGAATAGAGCTCAATGTGATCTGATTTAAAAACTCGAATTGAAATTGAATTCTACTTGACTCgaaaatgtattattttttttggtttgctaAACCGACATTGCCTTAATCGAAGTTGTACCTCAATCTGTTGATAACCGAAAATAGAAAACTAAACCCCAACTGCGATCGATTTTTATTATCAACATGTAACCATTGACTGAGATTGCCTGAATCTAATAGTGaccaaataaaattatatccTAGCCGAATTATGCACGACACCGagctcgatccggctaaaatcaACATAACCTTAACttgaattgatttttaatcGAACCGTTGTAAACCCAAATGATTTTTAACCTAACTATTCTAAAcccaaaatgatttttaattaaaaacaagtCGAAACTCCAAGAAATTAatgtttaattttagtttatcaaattattattaatttatcgaATAATTTCAACAAATTTATAACTGATTTAAGTTATCAAATGATGTATGTTTGAAAGCTAATTTTTAGTATTGCAACATTATAAATTgtatcaataaattaaaaaattcctataaaattaacattaattatAAACAGTTAAGCATTTTACAAAAACTCTAATCTCTTAGTAACATGTTAAAGtgcattaataaaaaaaacaaattgtttaatatcatcatcattataccggtgtatcccgctcatagaaaactatggtcagggctTAGGGAGGAAAGAAAGACaacagctcatacccatagagaagTGTGCAGTCAAAGAGTTCCTTAGCTCGAGAagggtcttcaaagagagagaaacctgcaacttacaaccCACATTGACCATGAATAGTaatgaaataactaaaaatatatagaaataaaatacgtacaaacaactaaaaataaattgtttaatCAATACTTCAATTTTGAGTTATCTTGCTATCCAtcacaattattttaattttttaacccACATTGACGGTGaaggttataatttataaacagTCCATGAAgataaaaattgatttataaAATGGAAGGTAAGGACAACTCAATGaatcatttataaattgataagTCATATTAATGCTAAATCTACAAATCTCACATTAGTTGTCGAAATGAATACAACACAATACATTACATATTAATATCCAATACTACTAATAATATGAGGACAACTCAAAATATTGGATATGAATAAATTGAGAGTCTTACCAAGTGCTTACACTACAAAAGAACGGATATATAACGATGCACAGTTTTCTCGAAAAAGTCATTGCTAAAGGAATTTAGAGACGGACTCGCAATGGAAAAGTATTCGTCGCTAAAATGGAGTTGTCGCATTTGTCATTGTTTTCTACTGGAAATATTCCCTCATTATGCATTGCAAAAGTCATCGCATTTTGTGCGACGACAATGTTTGTCGCGACTGCTGCTGAGTTTAACAAAATGGCATTTCGTCGTCCATCCATTGCAATTTTGCTCATTTACAAGGGCCATGAAACCTGCCCATCGCAGAGTCCGTCGTGAATTTTTGCAGTAATTTTCCTGATAAAGAAGCAACATTTCACAATTTGATTATCACTTCTAACTCAACTGCATTTCAAAATGCAGATCTTGCAACCTCAGAGATGAAGCATCATTAATCTTGCAAATAAAGATATATAGCTTTACATTAAACTTTACAAGATGGCTTTTGAGCTgtttaattttttgggtttgaAGGCCTCAATATAATGGAAGCTTCTATACAGGATACGAGGCTGAACTGCTAATAATCTTCAAAGCTCACCAAACTATATTTTAAGCAGAATCAATAGTAATACTCATCCTCTACACACAATGCAGCTCAGACTGCCCAGAAATTCTTCTCTATTCATAGAAAACCACCCATGAATGCCTTCAAGGCTGAACCTCACATGTCACATCCCTCTGCTGAACAAAATTTATTTCGACAGTTCACATATTTTTCGAACATATAAGCTTTCAACTTCTATCATAACCTTGCACGCTGTCTCCATGGACATCCACCTTCAAACGCCTGTTCTAATACATCTTCCAAccgtttggcatatattatctGTCAATTTGGAAGAGTAGAATTGATAAGGAAGAGAATAAATGATTCATTTCATATACAGTTTTGAAATGAACTTCATACTTGGATTAGCACACAGAAGAACTGCTGCTGGAAAGTGTGAAAGTCATTCATTTTGGGATCATATTTCGGAAATCAACTAAAGTGAGTCGGAGTTTGTTGATCTGTGGTCTGCATTAGATAAAAGATAATAGTAATACCTCAAGACTAGAAAGAACTGCTGGTGGTACTTCAACCAAATCCTTTGAATTACGCTCAGGCAATATGACTCGTTTTATACCATATCGATGTGCCGCCAATACCCGTCACATACCAGTTCAAGAAAAATTTCAGCATTCAGTGAACTACGAAAATACATAAAAAGCAAAGCACACGCCAAAATCTTTAATTGAGTGCTGAACTCAATATCAGTGTAACTTGTTTTTAAACTTGTTCAgttatttaaaaacaagttttgcTTCTTGAGAAGAAATTAAATAATGGAGTTAACCAATTACCAGCAACTAATTAGTGCTTCATTCTTTTCACTTGGAAactcttattttaaaatagtcAACTTGTTTAGCAAGCAACCTTTTTTCAACGCACAAGTCGGATTAGGTTTACATTGTCAAaccaatttaaataaaaagatttaggCAAAGTATTATCCATAGTAAACCAGAACAAACCTGTTAGCCAACTCTATGTAATGGCAAGAGAAAACCACGACGAAGGAACTACAACTTATGACAAGAACTACGTGAAAAAGCAAGAAAATTAAGCATCTCAGACCAACCTTATCTTTGATACCACCCACAGGAAGTACAAGACCCCTCAAAGTCATCTCCCCAGTCATAGCTGTATCTGCTCTCACTCCTTTCACTTAACAAAGAAACGAGTG harbors:
- the LOC130799649 gene encoding ATP synthase subunit delta', mitochondrial-like gives rise to the protein MFRQSTIQFIRFTKSSALSTAAEVPAIPTGVSKFEEQWKKLIPNMDPPKTPSSYMKPRPPTPSTIPSKLKVNLALPYSSMLSSKEVDMIIVPATTGQMGVLPGHVPTIAELKPGIMSVHDGNDVTKYFISTGFAMIHANSHADVVAIEAVPIDQIDPAAVQKGLAEFNQKLSSASTDLEKAEAQIGVDVHSALNAALTG